In one window of Cupriavidus necator N-1 DNA:
- a CDS encoding (2Fe-2S)-binding protein: MNTPRPLTLQVNHAEHTLSVAPDTPLLYILRNDLCCNGPKYGCGLGQCGACTVLVDGMPARACVLPVRAVVGHAVTTLEGLGTDAQPDPVQQAFIDEQAAQCGYCLNGMIMTAKALLAQNPDPDEAQIREALRFNLCRCGTHVEIVRAVQRAAVLQRQAAEGSAS, translated from the coding sequence ATGAACACGCCCCGCCCCCTGACATTGCAAGTCAACCACGCCGAGCACACGCTGAGCGTGGCCCCTGACACGCCGCTGCTCTACATCCTGCGCAACGACCTGTGCTGCAACGGGCCCAAGTATGGCTGCGGTCTGGGCCAGTGCGGCGCCTGCACGGTGCTGGTGGACGGCATGCCCGCACGCGCCTGCGTGCTGCCGGTCAGGGCCGTGGTCGGGCACGCCGTCACCACGCTGGAGGGACTGGGCACCGACGCGCAGCCCGACCCTGTGCAGCAAGCATTTATCGATGAGCAGGCCGCGCAATGCGGCTATTGCCTGAATGGCATGATCATGACCGCCAAGGCGCTGCTCGCGCAGAACCCCGATCCCGACGAGGCCCAGATCCGCGAGGCGCTGCGCTTCAACCTGTGCCGCTGCGGCACCCACGTGGAAATCGTGCGCGCGGTGCAACGGGCCGCGGTGCTGCAACGGCAGGCGGCCGAGGGGTCGGCATCGTGA